In Thermococcus camini, a genomic segment contains:
- a CDS encoding multidrug transporter: MVTKIRGYILLGGLLLVALGVGLAANAAGFLPSTSYQRGYFGAGALQAELLPAGSHVTGHVRAEHPFSVYIVTSESGYFENVTCGSVILRWENVTEVNLNLLTSEGVQYLVVKNGNTGQEIEIAFSADR, from the coding sequence ATGGTGACAAAAATCAGGGGTTACATCCTTTTGGGGGGTCTTCTGCTGGTAGCACTGGGCGTGGGCCTGGCCGCCAATGCCGCGGGTTTTCTGCCCAGCACATCGTATCAGAGGGGCTACTTTGGAGCGGGCGCCCTTCAGGCCGAGCTGCTTCCCGCGGGCTCCCACGTGACGGGGCACGTGAGGGCGGAGCACCCGTTCTCCGTCTACATCGTCACCTCTGAATCGGGCTACTTTGAGAACGTCACTTGCGGCAGCGTCATCCTCCGGTGGGAGAACGTGACGGAGGTTAACCTGAACCTCCTCACCTCGGAGGGGGTCCAGTATCTCGTCGTAAAGAATGGGAACACGGGGCAGGAGATAGAGATAGCGTTCAGCGCGGACCGCTGA
- a CDS encoding nitrilase, whose product MKVAYVQMEPVFLEPEANYSKAEELIRTAADEGAELIVLPELFDTGYNFRSREEVLEVAGQIPDGPTTQFLMELSRELGVFIVAGTAEKDEGGRLYNSAVVTGPIGSGYIGKYRKVHLFYREKLFFEPGDLGFHVFNIGIAKVGVMICFDWFFPESARTLALKGADIIAHPSNLVMPYAPRAMPIRALENRVYTITANRIGEEFGLRFIGKSTIASPRAEVLAVGSEDEEEVAVVEIDLGMARNKKLNEMNDVFGDRRPEHYAL is encoded by the coding sequence ATGAAGGTGGCTTACGTTCAGATGGAACCCGTTTTTCTTGAGCCTGAGGCGAACTATTCCAAGGCGGAGGAGCTGATACGTACCGCCGCCGATGAAGGCGCGGAACTCATCGTCCTTCCGGAGCTCTTTGACACGGGCTACAACTTCAGAAGCAGGGAGGAAGTTCTGGAAGTCGCGGGTCAGATACCCGACGGACCCACAACCCAGTTCCTCATGGAGCTCTCCAGAGAGCTCGGTGTCTTCATAGTCGCGGGAACCGCGGAGAAGGACGAGGGGGGAAGGCTGTACAATTCCGCGGTCGTTACCGGCCCAATAGGTAGCGGCTACATAGGCAAATACCGCAAGGTTCACCTCTTCTACCGTGAGAAGCTATTCTTTGAACCGGGGGATCTGGGCTTCCATGTTTTCAACATCGGGATCGCAAAGGTCGGCGTCATGATATGCTTCGACTGGTTCTTCCCTGAAAGCGCGAGAACGCTCGCCCTCAAAGGGGCCGACATCATAGCCCATCCTAGCAACCTGGTGATGCCCTACGCCCCCAGGGCGATGCCGATCAGAGCTTTGGAGAACCGTGTCTACACGATAACCGCCAACAGGATCGGCGAGGAGTTTGGATTGAGGTTCATCGGTAAGAGCACGATAGCATCGCCGAGGGCCGAAGTGCTGGCGGTGGGGAGCGAGGATGAGGAGGAGGTGGCCGTTGTCGAGATAGACCTCGGGATGGCGAGAAACAAGAAGCTCAACGAGATGAACGACGTCTTCGGGGACAGGCGCCCCGAGCACTACGCCCTGTGA
- a CDS encoding DUF432 domain-containing protein: MFGEHELKTQFIKIMDKKIHLVEEPGDKILYRRDETRVLIKRGKGKFLILPAPAEGYGVKFLFIRLSERIAIPPKERLVGYLSAPIDVSVMSGDLEIDRFVVGREKYTLYGEKTVGVIARYHESDFYEKPPDSPGIVKLVISNPTESWKLVERIVFPIRNSVMFYEENRAYYPLIILLTKEIYEVNNTGNPPDGTLKPTHEAEPLPNFRMRWS; this comes from the coding sequence ATGTTTGGTGAGCACGAGCTCAAGACCCAGTTCATCAAAATCATGGACAAAAAAATTCATCTCGTTGAGGAGCCAGGAGACAAAATCCTCTACCGCCGGGATGAGACGAGGGTTCTGATAAAAAGGGGAAAGGGAAAGTTCCTCATCCTCCCAGCCCCAGCCGAGGGCTATGGTGTGAAGTTTCTGTTCATAAGACTCTCCGAGAGGATCGCCATTCCCCCCAAGGAACGACTGGTGGGATACCTCTCCGCCCCGATAGACGTCTCCGTTATGAGCGGCGACCTGGAGATAGACCGCTTTGTGGTCGGAAGGGAGAAGTACACCCTCTACGGCGAGAAGACGGTGGGAGTGATAGCGAGATACCACGAGAGCGATTTTTATGAAAAGCCCCCCGATTCTCCTGGGATAGTGAAGCTCGTCATCAGCAACCCCACAGAAAGCTGGAAGCTGGTGGAGAGGATAGTGTTTCCGATAAGGAACAGCGTGATGTTCTACGAGGAAAACAGAGCGTACTATCCCCTCATAATTCTGCTGACGAAGGAGATTTACGAGGTCAACAACACCGGAAACCCCCCTGACGGGACGCTGAAGCCCACCCATGAGGCGGAACCGCTCCCCAACTTCAGAATGAGGTGGTCGTGA
- a CDS encoding mechanosensitive ion channel family protein — translation MAANSTTTTPIQIDLSLLTIVEAALIVFGMLVLGRIVRKIIIRKSKETSLTWIINEDTADIVFRMFVLGGIIWALYLLGIMSYGLGPTTVGNIAFAMGFFYFSYLIAKKSRDYMIISSGKKAKPEVIVKAKIFYYVFITIAFFMTLSFAGVSTELSALLAAAGITGIVLGFSAQTVVSNFISGVFMYFDKPLQIGDAVKVEDITGVVEDIRILSTRIRAWDGTLIRIPNERLFNSNIVNFMRYPVRRVDLEVGIAYAADAERAVEIIKRVLDDIPLVLVEPEPLAYVDRLDDSAVVIAIRAWAPSEKWFDVRIRIIHDVKKALDEAGIEIPFPQRVNWFANELRVKIEEPPEEENEKGQA, via the coding sequence ATGGCAGCTAACAGTACCACAACGACCCCCATCCAGATAGACCTCAGCCTGCTGACAATCGTGGAAGCGGCCCTGATAGTGTTCGGAATGCTCGTCCTAGGGAGGATAGTCAGGAAGATAATCATCAGAAAATCAAAGGAAACGAGCCTGACATGGATAATCAACGAGGACACAGCGGATATAGTGTTCCGAATGTTCGTGCTCGGGGGCATCATATGGGCCCTGTACCTGCTCGGCATAATGAGCTACGGGCTGGGACCGACCACCGTGGGCAACATAGCCTTCGCGATGGGCTTCTTCTACTTCTCGTACCTGATAGCAAAGAAGTCCAGGGACTACATGATAATAAGCTCCGGCAAGAAGGCCAAGCCTGAGGTCATCGTGAAGGCAAAGATCTTTTACTACGTTTTCATAACGATAGCCTTCTTCATGACCCTTAGCTTCGCTGGAGTAAGCACTGAACTCAGCGCACTCCTTGCGGCGGCGGGGATAACTGGTATCGTCCTTGGTTTCTCCGCACAGACGGTTGTTTCAAACTTTATCTCGGGAGTCTTCATGTACTTCGACAAGCCCCTCCAGATAGGGGACGCCGTGAAGGTGGAGGACATCACGGGCGTCGTTGAAGACATAAGAATACTTTCCACGAGGATAAGGGCCTGGGACGGCACGCTCATCAGGATTCCAAACGAGAGGCTGTTCAACAGCAACATAGTCAACTTCATGCGCTATCCCGTGAGAAGGGTCGACCTGGAGGTTGGAATAGCCTACGCTGCCGATGCCGAAAGGGCGGTGGAGATAATAAAGCGCGTTCTTGATGATATCCCCCTGGTCCTGGTCGAGCCCGAGCCTCTGGCTTACGTTGACAGGCTCGATGACAGCGCGGTGGTTATTGCCATACGCGCCTGGGCACCCAGCGAGAAGTGGTTCGACGTCAGAATAAGGATAATCCACGACGTCAAGAAAGCTCTTGACGAGGCCGGAATAGAGATACCGTTCCCGCAGAGGGTGAACTGGTTCGCCAACGAACTGAGGGTTAAGATAGAGGAGCCGCCGGAAGAGGAAAATGAGAAAGGACAGGCTTAG
- a CDS encoding class I SAM-dependent methyltransferase: MSLEELYRHINWRMNPKDERARERFGKIVEFFESIREELPHGERVLDLCAGTGIAGVALAKVTNARLLTLLDARKDDLELAGDWLDIGGLSPELRTVQGDAREVASLVGEHDVAVLWGYTMPHFDPFDAVKLFANVALVLSDDGVFIIEDMDRVYGILYRAGYREFLIEGRREDHTIASMHEGYDFVRGTFRRGYYLLPGFKKIGTVDFHHWDLATQLAIGRIFFGEARLIRPGEHGFTRVGDVLYFKRPRKDIAALVLDDFSGPR, encoded by the coding sequence ATGTCCCTGGAGGAGCTCTACCGCCACATCAACTGGCGGATGAACCCAAAAGATGAGAGGGCGAGGGAGAGGTTCGGGAAAATAGTGGAGTTCTTTGAATCAATCAGGGAAGAGCTCCCGCACGGAGAGAGAGTCCTTGACCTCTGCGCCGGGACGGGTATAGCCGGAGTTGCCCTTGCGAAGGTGACCAATGCCAGACTCCTAACACTCCTCGATGCAAGGAAAGACGACCTTGAACTAGCAGGGGATTGGCTTGACATAGGTGGACTAAGCCCAGAGCTCAGAACCGTTCAGGGCGATGCGAGGGAGGTTGCAAGCCTCGTCGGGGAGCACGATGTAGCCGTCCTCTGGGGCTACACGATGCCACATTTCGACCCGTTTGATGCAGTAAAACTGTTCGCGAACGTTGCCCTAGTCCTGAGCGACGACGGGGTCTTCATAATAGAGGACATGGACAGGGTCTACGGCATACTCTACAGGGCGGGCTACAGGGAGTTCCTCATAGAGGGGCGCAGGGAGGACCACACCATCGCCTCCATGCACGAGGGTTATGACTTCGTCAGGGGGACTTTTAGGCGGGGCTACTACCTCCTCCCGGGCTTCAAAAAGATTGGCACGGTTGACTTCCACCACTGGGACCTGGCGACCCAGCTGGCGATCGGGCGGATATTCTTCGGGGAGGCCAGGCTCATAAGGCCGGGGGAGCACGGATTCACGCGCGTGGGGGATGTACTCTACTTCAAACGTCCAAGAAAGGACATCGCCGCGCTTGTTCTCGACGACTTCAGCGGTCCGCGCTGA
- the dph2 gene encoding diphthamide biosynthesis enzyme Dph2, protein MHEVSMGEILERLRELGAERVLIQTPEGLKSEAQALADFLEGNGIEAIISGDINYGACDPADREARLLGCDALIHLGHSYMMLHLEVPTIFVPAFANVDVVPSLEKNLDEVRKLGKRIALVTTAQHIHQLERARAFLEKHSFEVITGKGDSRVSWPGQVLGCNFTAAKVDAEGVLFIGAGYFHPLGVAVATGKPTLAVNPYSGDAIWMDNEAERLIRRRWAQIAKAIDAERFGVITSTKKGQLRLAEAKRVVRLLREHGKYARLIAMNHISYPALEGFDFDAYVVVACPRVPIDDYENWRKPVLTPPEVEILLGLREDYAFDEILGVGRKEDEPIGITLHGGGK, encoded by the coding sequence ATGCATGAGGTTTCGATGGGTGAGATATTGGAGAGGCTGCGAGAGCTCGGCGCGGAAAGGGTGCTCATTCAGACTCCGGAGGGCCTGAAGAGCGAGGCCCAGGCCCTGGCAGACTTTCTTGAGGGGAACGGGATAGAGGCCATAATAAGCGGCGACATCAACTACGGCGCCTGCGACCCTGCGGACCGGGAGGCGAGGCTCCTCGGCTGCGACGCGCTGATACACCTGGGACACTCGTACATGATGCTCCATCTGGAGGTTCCAACGATATTCGTCCCTGCCTTTGCGAATGTTGATGTGGTTCCTTCACTCGAGAAGAACCTTGACGAGGTACGAAAGCTGGGGAAGAGGATAGCCCTCGTCACGACCGCCCAGCACATCCACCAGCTTGAGCGGGCGAGGGCGTTTTTGGAAAAACATAGCTTTGAGGTTATCACCGGGAAAGGGGACTCCCGCGTCAGCTGGCCGGGCCAGGTTCTCGGCTGCAACTTCACCGCGGCGAAGGTCGATGCGGAAGGGGTTCTCTTCATAGGGGCCGGTTACTTCCACCCCCTCGGCGTCGCGGTCGCAACGGGTAAACCAACCTTGGCAGTCAATCCCTACTCGGGCGACGCCATCTGGATGGATAACGAGGCCGAAAGGCTCATCAGGAGGCGCTGGGCCCAGATAGCAAAGGCGATTGATGCCGAGCGCTTCGGTGTGATAACGAGCACCAAGAAGGGCCAGCTCCGCTTAGCTGAGGCGAAGCGCGTGGTTAGGCTCCTCCGCGAGCACGGCAAGTACGCGAGGCTCATAGCTATGAACCACATCAGCTACCCCGCGCTGGAGGGCTTCGACTTCGATGCGTACGTCGTAGTCGCCTGCCCGCGCGTCCCGATAGACGACTACGAGAACTGGAGGAAGCCGGTGCTGACGCCTCCGGAGGTCGAGATACTCCTGGGCCTGCGTGAGGACTACGCCTTCGACGAAATACTCGGGGTGGGGCGGAAGGAAGACGAGCCGATTGGCATCACGCTCCATGGTGGTGGGAAGTGA
- a CDS encoding YhfC family intramembrane metalloprotease: MYLLPFPIIGGLLAWATLYFIGFEKQRWGEFLLGLAAFFIAMIIQNPVQQLPLLGMGIKSNADVIARGTAFVVGVSIWFGLIAGIVQEGAKYLLVKGKSLNTGLFMGLGFGITEVFVIAGAALAGAMATGKPLDVPLSTALLSMVERYFVVLFHVGTGIYLAYAYREGYGKEGLIAMIGIHAVIDSLAAYSQLTKSEPAIYAVEFITALAALGLLYYMIPKAKVELPKEEEALW, from the coding sequence ATGTACCTCCTTCCGTTCCCCATAATAGGCGGTCTCTTAGCGTGGGCAACGCTGTACTTTATAGGCTTCGAAAAGCAGAGGTGGGGCGAGTTTCTCTTAGGCTTGGCGGCCTTCTTCATTGCGATGATAATCCAGAACCCCGTCCAGCAGCTCCCGCTCCTCGGAATGGGGATAAAGTCCAACGCAGACGTCATAGCCAGGGGGACGGCCTTCGTCGTGGGTGTCTCGATATGGTTCGGACTTATCGCCGGCATAGTTCAGGAGGGGGCAAAGTACCTCCTGGTAAAGGGGAAGAGCCTGAACACCGGCCTGTTCATGGGGCTGGGCTTCGGAATAACGGAGGTCTTCGTTATAGCAGGAGCGGCCCTCGCAGGAGCTATGGCAACTGGAAAACCGCTCGACGTACCGTTAAGCACGGCGCTCCTCTCGATGGTGGAGCGCTACTTCGTGGTGCTCTTCCACGTCGGAACGGGGATATACCTGGCTTATGCTTACAGGGAAGGCTACGGGAAGGAAGGACTAATCGCGATGATAGGAATCCACGCGGTCATCGATTCCCTGGCAGCTTATTCCCAGCTCACGAAAAGCGAGCCGGCCATATACGCGGTAGAGTTTATAACCGCCCTCGCCGCACTGGGGCTGCTCTATTACATGATTCCAAAGGCAAAGGTCGAGCTCCCGAAGGAAGAGGAAGCCCTGTGGTGA
- a CDS encoding METTL5 family protein, which yields MKKKHLAIALSRLEGFRNPKPELEQYRTPGNVAAELLWLAHSLGDIDGRVVGDLGAGTGVLSIGACLLGAAGVYAVEVDETALEIARENARSLGMEECIEFIHSEVSRFGRKVDTVVMNPPFGSQNPHADRPFLLKAFEVSDVVYSIHLAKPEVRRFIEAFVGDAGFEITHRVTLPFEIPAQFFFHRKRLERVLVDIYRLERT from the coding sequence GTGAAGAAGAAGCACCTCGCGATTGCCCTCTCCCGTCTCGAGGGTTTCAGAAATCCCAAACCTGAGCTCGAGCAATACAGGACTCCAGGGAACGTTGCCGCGGAGCTCCTCTGGCTCGCCCATTCACTGGGAGACATTGATGGAAGGGTCGTGGGGGACCTGGGTGCGGGAACCGGTGTTCTCTCCATCGGTGCTTGCCTCCTTGGTGCCGCGGGGGTTTATGCCGTTGAGGTGGACGAAACCGCGCTTGAGATTGCGAGAGAAAACGCCCGCTCCCTTGGTATGGAGGAGTGCATCGAGTTCATTCACTCCGAGGTCTCCCGTTTTGGGCGGAAGGTGGACACGGTTGTGATGAACCCCCCCTTCGGCAGCCAGAACCCCCACGCGGACAGGCCTTTTCTGCTCAAAGCTTTTGAGGTGAGCGATGTTGTTTATTCCATACACCTGGCCAAACCTGAGGTAAGGCGTTTCATAGAGGCTTTTGTTGGGGACGCCGGTTTTGAGATAACCCACAGGGTAACGCTCCCCTTTGAGATTCCAGCCCAGTTCTTCTTCCACAGGAAGAGACTGGAAAGGGTTCTGGTGGACATCTATAGACTTGAGAGAACATAA
- a CDS encoding metallophosphoesterase produces MNSFKDFESLSLEIETSRGRTLLIADPHIGFELSRGLRVRTRFEEHLAEFIAGMDPDFLILLGDLKEPIGLSFTMKRLIMGFFSSLRGIPTAVTKGNHDGRIEEVAGKFPHVEVTDHLLVDDRLFLHGHTGLPGLEFEEAYLGHIHPAYTLKRGGVSRKVKVFVRSGRFLILPTINPFIEGFNVVDGIRMVPFLKGVGSVELFLPEGIYLGRVNLR; encoded by the coding sequence ATGAATTCTTTTAAGGACTTCGAGAGCCTCTCACTGGAGATTGAGACCTCCCGCGGGAGGACGCTTCTTATTGCAGACCCACATATAGGTTTCGAGCTGTCGCGCGGGCTGAGGGTAAGAACACGCTTCGAGGAGCACCTGGCGGAGTTCATCGCCGGAATGGATCCTGACTTCCTCATCCTCCTCGGCGACCTGAAGGAGCCGATAGGGCTGAGCTTCACGATGAAACGCCTCATTATGGGCTTTTTCTCGAGCCTCAGGGGGATCCCAACGGCAGTAACGAAGGGAAACCATGACGGGAGGATAGAGGAGGTCGCCGGGAAGTTCCCCCACGTCGAGGTGACCGACCACCTGCTGGTGGACGACAGGCTCTTCCTCCACGGCCATACCGGCCTGCCCGGGCTGGAGTTCGAGGAAGCTTACCTGGGCCACATCCATCCCGCGTACACCCTCAAAAGGGGCGGCGTTTCGAGGAAGGTGAAGGTCTTCGTCCGCTCCGGAAGGTTCCTCATACTGCCAACAATAAACCCGTTCATAGAGGGCTTTAACGTGGTGGACGGAATAAGAATGGTGCCGTTTCTGAAAGGGGTTGGCTCGGTGGAGCTGTTCCTCCCGGAGGGAATTTACCTGGGCAGGGTGAACCTCCGATGA
- a CDS encoding PadR family transcriptional regulator encodes MLVDRKEKALKKLRKDLRSGLYSYLVLLLLEREEELHGYAIRKRLEELSDGRIVPSEGALYDILKSLKKTGLVQDTWAEVGGRPRKYYSLTKLGREVLSELKMEIGAIMETLERMEEK; translated from the coding sequence GTGCTGGTGGACAGAAAGGAGAAAGCCCTCAAGAAGCTGAGAAAAGACCTCCGCTCCGGGCTCTACTCGTACCTGGTGCTCCTGCTCCTGGAGCGGGAGGAAGAGCTCCACGGCTACGCGATACGGAAGAGACTGGAGGAGCTCAGCGACGGCAGGATAGTCCCAAGTGAAGGGGCACTCTACGACATCCTCAAGAGCCTGAAGAAGACCGGGCTGGTTCAGGACACCTGGGCTGAAGTTGGCGGAAGGCCGAGGAAGTACTACTCCCTGACGAAGCTGGGCAGGGAAGTCCTGAGCGAGCTGAAGATGGAGATAGGGGCGATAATGGAGACGCTTGAGAGGATGGAGGAAAAGTAG
- a CDS encoding YiiX/YebB-like N1pC/P60 family cysteine hydrolase, translating into MRKLGIIAVVFLLLGATVPGASAGDLLNYIWDTRTYQHPYPTDVQPGDLVYGHSPDLFNAIIPGYWIHVAIVAWYNESINDWMVIEAKIGKGVIISPLSEFLSRYDVVALQRVMVDDATKQRAIQFAYQQLGKPYNYNYIGKPKVYDDEYYCSQLIWAAYLVASNFQVDLDENDGAWSWTYFYSVAPQEVYDDPMTYTIYYHSA; encoded by the coding sequence ATGAGGAAGCTTGGAATAATAGCCGTGGTGTTCCTCCTTCTCGGCGCCACCGTCCCAGGTGCCAGCGCCGGCGACCTGCTCAACTACATCTGGGACACCAGGACCTACCAGCACCCGTACCCGACCGACGTTCAGCCGGGAGACCTCGTCTACGGCCACAGCCCGGATCTCTTCAACGCCATAATCCCCGGCTACTGGATACACGTTGCCATCGTCGCCTGGTACAACGAGAGCATCAACGACTGGATGGTCATAGAGGCCAAGATAGGCAAGGGCGTCATCATCAGCCCGCTCAGCGAGTTCCTCAGCAGGTACGACGTGGTCGCCCTCCAGAGGGTCATGGTCGATGACGCCACCAAGCAGAGGGCCATTCAGTTCGCCTACCAGCAGCTCGGAAAGCCCTACAACTACAACTACATCGGTAAGCCGAAGGTCTACGATGACGAGTACTACTGCTCCCAGCTTATCTGGGCCGCGTACCTCGTCGCCAGCAACTTCCAGGTGGACCTGGACGAGAACGACGGCGCCTGGAGCTGGACGTACTTCTACTCAGTCGCCCCGCAGGAAGTTTACGACGACCCGATGACTTACACCATCTACTACCACTCCGCCTGA
- a CDS encoding YiiX/YebB-like N1pC/P60 family cysteine hydrolase: MKKVAAIVGLLLLATMLNPVAASSSKGGGNYWHPYPYNLVPGDIVIGHNPTSDKIIPGYWTHTGIIIGWSSTYNEWIVVEATMSHGVTWSTLSEFMSRYDTVAVLRVATSDYVRQNAVYFAYQQLGKPYDYGWWTKQVYGDSYYCSELVWAAYIAAGGPDIDQNPGWSWSFANGVAPDEVYYDGDTYVIYYHSA; encoded by the coding sequence ATGAAGAAGGTCGCTGCAATAGTTGGGCTTCTCCTCCTGGCCACCATGCTAAACCCGGTGGCTGCTTCGAGCAGTAAAGGCGGCGGGAACTACTGGCACCCATACCCGTACAACCTGGTGCCCGGCGACATAGTGATCGGCCACAACCCAACCAGCGACAAGATAATCCCCGGCTACTGGACACATACGGGTATAATAATCGGCTGGAGCTCAACCTACAACGAGTGGATAGTCGTTGAAGCCACGATGAGCCACGGCGTAACCTGGTCCACGCTGAGTGAGTTTATGAGCAGGTACGACACCGTGGCAGTTCTTCGCGTCGCCACCAGCGACTACGTGAGGCAGAACGCGGTTTACTTCGCCTACCAGCAGCTCGGAAAGCCCTACGACTACGGCTGGTGGACGAAGCAGGTTTACGGTGATTCCTATTACTGCTCAGAACTCGTGTGGGCGGCGTACATCGCTGCGGGCGGCCCGGACATCGACCAGAACCCCGGCTGGTCATGGAGTTTCGCAAACGGTGTGGCCCCCGACGAGGTCTACTACGACGGCGACACCTATGTGATCTACTACCACTCGGCCTGA
- a CDS encoding RsmB/NOP family class I SAM-dependent RNA methyltransferase: protein MAKLKLSDRQLYALIEAVKLGEEVKPSQSAKRKAFARYKIDGWENSKLTGIFYSIQRRLGLIDEIIEELVGVSPLILDPWLRATLRVAIEVAVFRDPSEKTRGHLKGLAQFLSRRTHPYVGYYYYDLLPRLFEYVPVIDTEEKRLKWDYLFPEWFIVKMRELVGNEAEDLLRALNETLPTSIRVNLLKSSVEEVEGYLRKKNVRFERSERVDTLIRVLDPFNPEWLFNKGFAIAQEEAAAVASLVLNPKPGETVVDLAAAPGGKTAHMAELMHNEGKIYALDVDKTRIKRMNEVLRRTGVKIAETIRADGRKAPDMLGVGIADRVMLDAPCTSDGTIAKNPELRWRLREKNIQKVVALQRELIESAWKLLKPEGRLLYSTCSMLREENEGVVEWFLGRHSDARLVPLSGPYSEGFLPGTMRAWPHRHGTIGFFYALIEKKGD from the coding sequence GTGGCCAAGTTAAAACTAAGTGACAGACAGCTGTATGCACTTATAGAGGCGGTTAAGCTCGGAGAGGAAGTCAAGCCCAGCCAGAGCGCCAAGAGAAAGGCCTTTGCCAGGTACAAAATCGATGGCTGGGAGAACTCGAAGCTGACGGGCATATTCTACTCCATCCAGCGCAGGCTCGGTCTGATAGACGAGATAATCGAGGAGCTTGTCGGAGTTTCTCCGCTCATCCTTGACCCCTGGCTGAGGGCAACGCTGAGGGTTGCGATTGAGGTGGCCGTCTTCAGGGATCCCAGCGAAAAAACGCGGGGGCATCTGAAGGGCCTCGCTCAGTTTTTATCGAGGAGGACCCACCCCTATGTTGGCTATTATTACTACGACCTCCTTCCGCGTCTCTTTGAATACGTGCCGGTCATCGACACTGAGGAGAAGCGTCTGAAGTGGGACTATCTCTTTCCAGAGTGGTTCATAGTGAAGATGAGGGAACTTGTTGGAAACGAGGCCGAAGACCTCCTGAGGGCCCTCAACGAAACGTTGCCGACGAGCATCAGGGTTAACCTGCTGAAGAGCAGCGTTGAGGAGGTTGAGGGCTATCTCCGGAAAAAGAACGTCCGCTTTGAGAGGAGCGAGAGGGTCGACACTCTCATCAGGGTTCTTGACCCGTTCAACCCGGAATGGCTCTTCAACAAGGGCTTCGCCATCGCGCAGGAGGAGGCGGCAGCCGTTGCATCGCTTGTACTAAACCCAAAACCCGGCGAAACGGTCGTTGATTTAGCAGCGGCTCCGGGTGGAAAAACCGCCCACATGGCGGAGCTGATGCACAATGAGGGTAAAATATATGCCCTTGATGTTGACAAGACCAGAATAAAGCGCATGAACGAGGTTCTCAGGAGGACGGGCGTTAAGATAGCCGAGACGATAAGGGCAGACGGCAGAAAGGCCCCGGATATGCTGGGAGTGGGAATCGCCGACAGGGTGATGCTCGATGCGCCCTGCACCAGCGATGGGACGATAGCCAAGAATCCCGAGCTGAGGTGGCGCCTCCGCGAGAAGAACATTCAGAAGGTGGTGGCCCTTCAGAGGGAGCTCATAGAGAGCGCGTGGAAGCTTTTAAAGCCCGAAGGAAGGCTTCTCTACTCGACGTGCTCGATGCTCAGGGAGGAAAACGAGGGGGTTGTGGAGTGGTTCCTCGGGAGGCACAGTGATGCCAGACTCGTCCCACTGAGCGGGCCCTACAGCGAGGGTTTCTTGCCGGGAACCATGAGAGCCTGGCCCCACAGGCACGGCACTATCGGATTCTTCTACGCGCTGATTGAAAAGAAAGGGGACTAA
- a CDS encoding heavy metal-binding domain-containing protein, with product MDEFIITTTEKIPGYRVVAVKGLARGGIVRATHVGRDIMAFFKNLKGGEVQEYTQMLAEAREEALRRMKLHAEDMGANAVIGVRFMTSAVASGMAEIYAYGTAVVVEKLEE from the coding sequence ATGGATGAGTTCATCATAACGACCACCGAGAAAATTCCGGGGTACAGGGTGGTCGCGGTAAAGGGCCTCGCGAGGGGCGGTATCGTCAGGGCAACCCACGTTGGCAGGGACATAATGGCCTTCTTCAAGAACCTGAAGGGCGGAGAGGTTCAGGAGTACACCCAGATGCTCGCCGAGGCCCGGGAGGAAGCCCTGAGGAGAATGAAGCTCCACGCCGAGGACATGGGGGCCAATGCCGTCATAGGGGTCCGCTTCATGACTTCAGCTGTTGCCTCGGGCATGGCGGAGATATACGCCTACGGCACGGCGGTGGTCGTTGAAAAGCTGGAGGAGTGA
- a CDS encoding transcriptional regulator, protein MSDVYEKLEALLRSLGVKKTELRIYRLLLDKKEPMRITEIQRELGISERSVREHVLSLYRRGILRRTLIEQGWLGYTYSAVSPSEVLENIKQSLVKRINELEQELKSGSKSSRN, encoded by the coding sequence ATGAGTGATGTCTACGAAAAGCTTGAGGCGCTGCTTCGTTCCCTGGGGGTCAAAAAGACCGAGCTGAGGATTTATCGGCTTCTGCTTGACAAGAAGGAGCCGATGAGGATAACAGAGATACAGAGGGAGCTCGGGATAAGCGAACGCTCGGTCAGGGAGCACGTGCTCAGCCTCTACAGGAGGGGCATTCTGAGGAGAACCCTAATCGAGCAGGGCTGGCTCGGCTACACGTACAGCGCCGTTTCTCCTAGCGAAGTTCTTGAAAACATCAAGCAGAGCCTTGTAAAGAGAATAAACGAGCTGGAGCAGGAGCTGAAAAGCGGCTCCAAATCCAGCAGGAATTAA